The following are from one region of the Leptospira yasudae genome:
- a CDS encoding SRPBCC family protein encodes MSGLENTATASDREVVSVRIVNASRETAFQAWTDPNHLQRWWGPKGFTNTFYEFDLKPEGNWRFTMHGPDGTDYPNHSVFVSIDAPEKLVFDHISGHKFRVTTTFETESPQRTKITFRMLFETAEECERSKKFVIQGNEQNFDKLEAELARMQG; translated from the coding sequence ATGAGCGGTTTAGAAAATACGGCGACGGCTTCCGATCGGGAGGTCGTGAGCGTCCGTATCGTAAACGCGTCTCGTGAAACCGCGTTCCAAGCTTGGACCGATCCGAACCATCTTCAACGCTGGTGGGGACCGAAAGGATTTACGAACACGTTTTACGAATTCGATTTAAAACCGGAAGGCAATTGGCGTTTTACGATGCACGGACCCGATGGAACGGATTATCCGAATCACAGCGTGTTCGTTTCGATCGACGCTCCGGAAAAACTCGTATTCGATCATATTTCCGGTCATAAGTTCCGAGTGACGACCACGTTCGAAACGGAATCTCCGCAAAGAACAAAAATCACCTTTCGCATGTTATTCGAGACGGCGGAAGAATGCGAACGATCCAAGAAGTTCGTGATTCAAGGGAACGAACAAAACTTCGATAAACTCGAAGCCGAACTCGCGAGAATGCAGGGATAA
- a CDS encoding DoxX family protein translates to MKDKLLGLQPISSDVAALLLRLIFGGLFIYHGYPKLVGFDQILPMFPDLIGIGSKTSLILVVFAEFFCGIFIVIGLLTRLTVIPIFITMFVAFFIAHAQDPFQAKNLPFVYLLLSFVVFVLGSGKFSVDKYIIKE, encoded by the coding sequence ATGAAAGATAAACTATTAGGACTTCAACCTATCAGCTCGGACGTCGCGGCCCTTCTGCTTAGATTGATTTTCGGCGGCCTTTTCATCTACCACGGCTATCCGAAGTTAGTCGGCTTTGACCAAATTCTCCCCATGTTTCCGGACTTGATCGGAATCGGCTCCAAGACTTCGCTGATTCTCGTCGTGTTCGCGGAATTCTTTTGCGGAATTTTTATCGTGATCGGACTTTTGACGCGTCTTACGGTGATCCCGATCTTCATCACGATGTTCGTGGCGTTTTTTATCGCGCACGCACAAGATCCGTTTCAAGCGAAAAATCTTCCGTTCGTCTACCTTTTATTGTCCTTTGTGGTGTTCGTTTTAGGAAGCGGAAAGTTTTCCGTGGATAAATACATTATCAAAGAATAA
- a CDS encoding ArsR/SmtB family transcription factor: MVQQEAEIDHLSLTFAALADPTRRKILATLRYGEVTVKQLAEPFAMSLPAITKHLKVLERAGLISRGREAQWRPSRLEAGPLKEVADWLDEYRQMWEARLDRLDEYLRELQQSQKETNQERKTDNEQGKN, encoded by the coding sequence ATGGTTCAACAAGAAGCAGAGATTGATCACTTAAGCCTTACGTTTGCGGCCCTGGCAGACCCCACACGCCGCAAAATCCTGGCGACTCTTCGTTATGGAGAGGTTACCGTAAAGCAACTTGCGGAACCCTTTGCTATGAGCCTCCCGGCGATCACCAAACACCTCAAGGTGCTGGAGCGGGCCGGACTCATTTCCCGAGGTCGTGAAGCTCAATGGAGGCCGTCCCGGCTCGAAGCGGGACCTTTGAAAGAAGTGGCGGACTGGCTCGACGAATACAGACAGATGTGGGAAGCGAGATTGGACCGACTCGACGAGTATTTGCGGGAACTCCAGCAAAGTCAGAAAGAAACAAATCAAGAAAGGAAAACGGATAATGAACAAGGAAAAAATTAA
- a CDS encoding DoxX family protein, translating into MNKEKIKTIIYWIVTGLTAANYGFAAFAYIQRGPDVVAGMGQLGYPLYFATLLGVWKGLGAIAIVAPRLALVKEWAYAGMFINLTAASISNAVSGMETFHVIAPLIALVLVFFSWALRPESRRLQGVWHL; encoded by the coding sequence ATGAACAAGGAAAAAATTAAAACCATCATCTACTGGATCGTGACCGGACTTACGGCGGCGAACTACGGCTTTGCGGCATTCGCATACATCCAACGCGGGCCGGACGTCGTTGCGGGAATGGGTCAACTCGGTTATCCTCTATACTTCGCGACGCTTCTCGGAGTTTGGAAAGGACTCGGAGCGATCGCAATCGTTGCTCCTCGTTTGGCCTTGGTGAAAGAATGGGCGTATGCGGGAATGTTCATCAATCTCACCGCGGCTTCCATCTCGAACGCGGTTTCCGGAATGGAAACCTTCCACGTCATCGCTCCTCTGATCGCGTTGGTGCTGGTGTTCTTCTCTTGGGCGCTTCGTCCTGAAAGCCGCAGACTCCAAGGGGTTTGGCATCTGTAA
- a CDS encoding aldehyde dehydrogenase family protein yields the protein MTNFKNEPVRDFSKESNKEWISDSISKTRALFPIFVPAIVSGKEIKNLKTQSHQNPARQKETVSQYLLSDIEVLQKAITASKAGFRSWRGRSSQERISILLKAADLIAENKNELCALMLLETGKNIPEAEADLVEAVDFCRYYATEYERIVRGQRVDLPGEENFYSYKPKGIVGVIAPWNFPAAILTGMCAAPLVCGNAVLLKPAEQSSAIALYLYRLFLEAGVPPEVFHFLPGRGEEIGAEIVKHPEVAVINFTGSREVGLSILRECGNVKPGSRIVKRALCEMGGKNPMIVDGDADLDLAVEGAIHSAFGFQGQKCSALSRLIVLDSCYDTFRARFIEAVSSLNVDSPEILASKIGPVIDLESKNRLETILQEHKNSIVFQKEIPDRLKETGHYVSPTIFESNDWKGDLANKEFFGPIVTLFRIRNFTEAIERANDSDYALTAGLYSRNPDHIREAKETIEAGNLYINRAITGAIVERQPFGGYKLSGVGAKAGGPDYLKSFLEPVTITENTMRRGFSAELIQ from the coding sequence ATGACAAACTTTAAGAACGAACCCGTACGAGATTTTTCAAAAGAATCGAACAAAGAATGGATCTCGGATTCGATTTCCAAAACACGGGCCTTGTTTCCGATCTTTGTCCCCGCGATCGTATCCGGCAAAGAAATCAAAAATCTCAAAACACAATCGCACCAAAACCCCGCCCGTCAAAAGGAAACAGTTTCCCAATATTTGTTAAGCGACATTGAAGTTCTTCAAAAAGCGATAACCGCTTCCAAGGCGGGATTTCGATCCTGGAGGGGACGTTCTTCTCAAGAGAGAATCTCAATCCTTCTGAAAGCGGCCGATCTCATCGCGGAAAACAAAAACGAACTCTGCGCCTTGATGCTTTTAGAAACCGGAAAGAACATCCCCGAAGCCGAAGCGGATCTCGTGGAAGCGGTGGACTTCTGCAGATATTACGCGACCGAATACGAGCGAATCGTCCGGGGACAAAGAGTCGATCTTCCCGGAGAAGAAAACTTCTATTCGTATAAACCGAAGGGAATCGTGGGAGTGATCGCGCCTTGGAATTTTCCGGCCGCGATTCTTACCGGAATGTGCGCGGCTCCTCTCGTTTGCGGGAACGCGGTTCTCTTGAAACCCGCGGAACAATCCTCCGCGATCGCGTTGTATTTATACCGCCTTTTTTTAGAAGCGGGAGTTCCTCCCGAAGTCTTCCATTTTTTACCCGGACGAGGAGAAGAAATCGGAGCCGAGATCGTAAAACATCCCGAAGTCGCGGTGATCAACTTTACGGGTTCGAGAGAAGTCGGTCTTTCCATTCTCCGGGAATGCGGAAACGTAAAGCCCGGATCGAGAATCGTCAAACGCGCATTATGCGAAATGGGCGGAAAAAATCCTATGATCGTGGACGGGGATGCGGATCTGGATTTGGCCGTGGAGGGTGCGATTCATTCCGCGTTCGGATTTCAGGGACAGAAATGCAGCGCGCTTTCCCGATTGATCGTGTTGGATTCCTGTTACGATACGTTCCGCGCCCGGTTCATCGAAGCCGTTTCCTCGTTGAACGTGGATTCTCCCGAAATTCTCGCGTCAAAAATAGGTCCGGTGATCGATCTCGAATCCAAAAACCGATTGGAAACGATCCTGCAAGAACATAAGAATTCTATTGTATTCCAAAAAGAGATTCCGGATCGATTGAAGGAAACGGGTCATTACGTTTCACCCACGATCTTCGAGTCGAACGATTGGAAAGGCGATCTCGCAAATAAGGAATTTTTCGGACCGATCGTAACTCTTTTTCGCATTCGCAATTTTACCGAGGCGATCGAAAGAGCCAACGATTCGGACTACGCATTGACCGCGGGTTTGTATTCAAGAAATCCGGATCATATCCGGGAGGCCAAAGAAACGATCGAAGCCGGAAATCTGTATATCAACCGTGCGATCACCGGTGCGATCGTGGAACGTCAACCATTCGGAGGATACAAACTTTCCGGAGTCGGAGCCAAAGCCGGAGGTCCAGATTATCTCAAAAGTTTTTTAGAACCGGTCACGATTACGGAAAACACGATGCGGCGCGGTTTTTCTGCGGAACTGATTCAATAA
- a CDS encoding dihydrofolate reductase family protein, with product MKKVILQQMISLDGYFEGPQRSIDWHVVDKEFNEYAVDFLNSVDTLLFGRVTYELMAGYWTTADALRDDPIVAAKMNELRKVVYSKTLKKADWNNTKLISSNLIEEIRALKNEPGKDIAIFGSSDLSVPLIDDGLIDELRIFVNPVLLGGGKPLFQGIQQRIKLKLTQTRTFRSGNVLLYYQIT from the coding sequence ATGAAAAAAGTGATTCTTCAACAGATGATTTCGCTGGACGGCTACTTTGAAGGCCCGCAAAGATCGATCGATTGGCACGTCGTCGACAAAGAGTTCAACGAATACGCGGTCGATTTTCTAAATTCCGTCGATACGCTCCTCTTCGGAAGAGTCACTTACGAATTGATGGCGGGTTATTGGACGACCGCGGACGCGCTCCGAGACGATCCGATCGTCGCAGCCAAAATGAACGAATTAAGAAAAGTCGTATATTCTAAAACTCTAAAAAAAGCCGATTGGAACAATACGAAACTCATATCTTCGAACCTAATCGAAGAAATACGAGCGCTCAAAAACGAGCCCGGAAAGGACATAGCAATTTTCGGAAGTTCGGATTTAAGCGTTCCCTTGATCGACGACGGCCTGATCGACGAACTCAGAATTTTCGTAAACCCGGTTCTCTTAGGCGGAGGAAAACCTCTCTTTCAAGGCATTCAACAAAGAATCAAATTAAAACTGACGCAAACGAGAACGTTTCGATCCGGAAACGTTCTTCTCTATTATCAAATAACGTAA
- a CDS encoding class I SAM-dependent methyltransferase: MSNPLSSVEPWSLVAEGYTRSTKQFLEGFSLKAIELLKPLPDSIVLDVAAGPGTLAIPLARSVREIHAIDFSQAMIDQLKLGIQETKAHNVHPYRMDGQKLEFEADRFDFAFSMFGLMFFPDKLQGLKEIYRVLKPGGKVAISGWAPIANSPLMQCLFGALRKANPDIPAPQTNVQSFENPDYIREQLSSAGFQEIEILPFSNSIEVVDVKDFLDTMIDGGAPLQWMKSKMKESAWLEKERIMFEHLKEELTRLPISLSSEAYIATAKRP; encoded by the coding sequence ATGTCCAATCCATTGTCATCCGTTGAACCTTGGTCCTTAGTTGCGGAAGGATACACAAGATCCACCAAACAGTTCTTAGAGGGGTTTTCTTTAAAAGCGATCGAGCTTTTAAAACCTCTGCCCGATTCGATCGTTCTCGACGTAGCGGCCGGACCGGGAACCCTTGCCATTCCTCTTGCCCGTTCCGTGAGGGAAATCCATGCGATCGATTTTTCCCAAGCGATGATCGATCAATTGAAGCTCGGAATTCAAGAAACAAAGGCGCATAACGTTCATCCGTATAGAATGGACGGACAAAAATTAGAGTTCGAAGCGGATCGTTTCGACTTTGCGTTTTCCATGTTCGGTCTGATGTTTTTTCCCGATAAACTTCAAGGTTTAAAGGAAATTTATCGCGTTCTCAAGCCGGGCGGAAAGGTCGCGATTTCGGGCTGGGCTCCGATCGCGAATTCTCCCTTGATGCAATGTTTGTTCGGTGCGCTTCGAAAAGCGAATCCGGATATTCCAGCGCCGCAAACCAACGTGCAGAGTTTTGAAAATCCGGATTATATCCGCGAACAACTCAGCTCCGCCGGTTTTCAGGAAATCGAAATTCTTCCTTTTTCCAATTCGATCGAAGTCGTAGACGTAAAGGATTTTTTGGACACGATGATCGACGGAGGAGCCCCTCTTCAATGGATGAAGAGCAAGATGAAGGAATCGGCTTGGCTCGAAAAAGAAAGAATTATGTTCGAACATCTGAAAGAGGAATTGACCCGATTGCCGATTTCGCTTTCCTCCGAAGCGTATATCGCCACCGCAAAAAGACCGTAA
- a CDS encoding SRPBCC family protein, translated as MSAKNNTSTADREIHATRIFNAPRDLVFKMWTEPEHINHWWGPRGFTNTFQEFDLKPGGVWRFIMHGPDGTDYPNLIVFLEIERPEKIVYKHGSDMEDHPGDFHVTVLFSEENGKTTLDMTMLFKTAEQRNETVEKYGAVEGLNQTMDRLAEYLAKQKV; from the coding sequence ATGAGTGCAAAGAACAATACTTCGACTGCGGACAGGGAGATCCACGCGACTCGAATCTTCAACGCGCCCCGCGATCTCGTTTTCAAAATGTGGACCGAACCGGAACACATCAATCATTGGTGGGGACCGAGAGGGTTTACGAACACATTTCAAGAGTTCGATCTAAAACCGGGAGGAGTCTGGCGTTTTATCATGCACGGTCCGGACGGAACGGATTATCCGAACCTCATCGTTTTTTTAGAGATCGAAAGACCGGAAAAGATCGTTTATAAACACGGCTCGGACATGGAAGACCATCCGGGGGATTTTCATGTCACAGTTCTTTTTTCCGAAGAGAACGGAAAAACCACCCTGGATATGACGATGCTCTTTAAAACCGCTGAACAACGCAACGAAACCGTCGAGAAATACGGAGCGGTCGAAGGTCTCAACCAGACTATGGATCGTCTCGCGGAATACCTCGCAAAACAGAAAGTTTAA
- a CDS encoding acyl-CoA thioesterase gives MAVQSKEFQYEIPVLWSQCDPNGHLNVGNFQVFLHEGRMVALEEAGYSYTKLRDENVGPMILRSETDYKAEIRYPESVTVVTTFGDLDGSRVKIFQKMIRKSDGKVACDSVASCILFDFGKKRPWKYPPDLYNGLGFREVG, from the coding sequence ATGGCGGTTCAATCAAAAGAATTTCAATATGAGATCCCGGTTCTTTGGAGTCAATGCGACCCGAACGGACATCTCAACGTGGGAAATTTTCAGGTGTTTCTTCATGAGGGAAGAATGGTGGCTCTCGAAGAAGCGGGCTATAGTTATACTAAGCTACGCGATGAAAACGTAGGTCCGATGATTCTTCGATCGGAAACCGATTACAAAGCGGAGATTCGATATCCCGAATCGGTGACCGTAGTTACGACCTTCGGAGATTTGGACGGTTCGCGCGTGAAGATCTTTCAAAAAATGATTCGTAAATCCGACGGTAAGGTCGCTTGCGACTCGGTGGCTTCCTGCATTCTTTTCGACTTCGGCAAAAAAAGACCGTGGAAGTATCCGCCGGATTTATACAACGGTTTGGGATTTCGAGAAGTCGGATAA
- a CDS encoding SRPBCC domain-containing protein, with translation MGNPNQTKDELVITRIFNAPREVVFDAWTVPEQVMKWWGPKEFTTPYCKMDFRVGGRYVFCMRAPDGNEFWSTGEYKEIVRPERIVKTDSFADSNGNPVPASHYGIDGEWPEVLLISLLFEDQQGKTKFTLRHTGIPGAEVSDMTSASWNESLDKLEAILK, from the coding sequence ATGGGCAACCCGAATCAGACCAAAGACGAACTGGTAATCACACGTATTTTCAACGCTCCCCGAGAAGTCGTTTTCGACGCTTGGACGGTTCCCGAACAGGTAATGAAATGGTGGGGACCGAAAGAATTCACCACTCCTTACTGCAAAATGGATTTTCGAGTCGGTGGAAGATACGTCTTCTGCATGCGCGCTCCGGACGGAAACGAATTTTGGTCCACGGGAGAATATAAGGAAATCGTAAGACCGGAAAGAATCGTGAAAACCGACAGCTTTGCCGACTCGAACGGAAATCCGGTTCCCGCTTCCCATTACGGGATCGACGGAGAATGGCCCGAGGTTCTTTTGATCTCTCTTCTGTTCGAAGATCAGCAAGGGAAAACAAAATTCACTCTGCGTCATACTGGAATTCCTGGAGCGGAGGTCAGCGACATGACCAGCGCAAGCTGGAACGAATCTCTCGATAAACTCGAAGCGATTCTTAAATAA
- a CDS encoding PP2C family protein-serine/threonine phosphatase — translation MSKFLTQLKKTFRSEITFSLFQGAFGVLVFWIVLRYLIRDAVTPEPQWVVLNFLYTITVTLYSNFRMVTGRWSALLWANRSLLLSLPLPAFYGYFTYLAPAYFPVMFIFVISIQLPVLGLARGIYLTLWFITYYFVFFGLLIVLNPEYFLSHLKSIAVLFVVFFFMHLWLLRASESVKNMGNQLTRHLVETKKRKRNMHRLHRIQAMDLTLARRLQQNALPDLTRVRRSDLLLSSKYYSVEKIGGDFYDIIDLGNGQTGFFIADVSGHGVASALITMMTKAAFRNHCQEAGEPSDLLELVNRSLYEMLEKQDLFVTAFYCILNRNGLLKYSSAGHQPALIVRENEPKTRELNTKNTFILGIEPNWKYSSASITLEKNDKLMLFTDGLIEAKNKMGRNYGESRFLDFLSTNAGRSGDVFLDLLMFDLEEFMGGRSPEDDIAVLCADYIP, via the coding sequence ATGTCCAAATTCTTAACCCAGCTCAAAAAAACGTTTCGAAGCGAGATCACGTTTTCTCTCTTTCAAGGCGCGTTCGGAGTTTTGGTGTTTTGGATCGTGCTTCGATATCTCATACGGGACGCGGTCACCCCCGAACCGCAGTGGGTGGTTCTGAATTTTCTTTATACGATCACGGTTACGTTATATTCTAATTTTAGAATGGTGACGGGCAGATGGTCCGCGCTCTTGTGGGCCAACCGTTCCTTATTGTTATCGCTTCCTTTGCCCGCGTTTTACGGTTACTTCACGTATTTGGCCCCCGCGTATTTTCCGGTGATGTTTATCTTTGTCATCAGCATTCAGCTTCCGGTTTTGGGACTCGCCCGAGGGATTTATCTTACTCTTTGGTTTATCACGTATTACTTCGTTTTTTTCGGTTTGCTCATCGTGTTGAATCCCGAATATTTCCTGAGTCATCTCAAGTCGATCGCGGTTCTGTTCGTAGTGTTCTTTTTTATGCACCTCTGGCTTTTGCGCGCTTCCGAAAGCGTAAAGAATATGGGGAATCAATTGACGAGGCATCTCGTCGAAACCAAAAAGCGCAAACGGAATATGCATCGACTGCATCGGATTCAAGCGATGGATCTGACTCTCGCGAGAAGGCTGCAGCAGAACGCGTTACCGGATCTAACGCGTGTTCGGCGGAGCGACCTGCTTTTGAGTTCCAAATACTATTCGGTGGAAAAGATCGGCGGGGATTTTTACGACATCATCGATTTGGGAAACGGCCAAACCGGTTTTTTTATCGCCGACGTTTCCGGGCACGGAGTCGCTTCCGCCTTGATCACGATGATGACAAAGGCCGCGTTTCGAAATCATTGTCAGGAAGCGGGAGAACCTTCCGATCTTTTGGAACTGGTCAATCGGTCCTTATACGAAATGCTCGAAAAACAGGATCTGTTCGTAACCGCTTTTTATTGTATTCTAAATCGGAACGGCCTTTTGAAATATTCGAGCGCGGGTCATCAGCCGGCCTTGATCGTTCGGGAAAACGAACCGAAGACCCGAGAACTAAATACGAAAAACACGTTCATTCTCGGAATCGAACCGAACTGGAAATATTCCTCCGCGTCCATCACATTAGAAAAAAATGATAAACTGATGTTGTTTACGGACGGATTGATCGAAGCGAAAAATAAGATGGGAAGGAATTACGGAGAATCCCGCTTTCTCGACTTTTTATCGACGAACGCGGGAAGAAGCGGGGATGTTTTTTTGGATCTTTTGATGTTCGATCTGGAGGAGTTTATGGGAGGAAGAAGTCCCGAAGACGATATCGCCGTACTTTGCGCCGATTATATTCCCTAA
- a CDS encoding SRPBCC family protein, whose amino-acid sequence MSKLKTSLLAIAGILILFILGTLALASTKPADFHYERSANIKASPEKVFALVNDYRTWTGWSPWEKLDPAMKRTYSGATSGKGAIYEWAGNDSIGKGRMEIIEADSPSKIKIQLDFFEPFEAHNTAEFTFTEEKGSTKVTWAMYGKNQFVSKVFGLFCDMDQMIGKDFEAGLNGMKSIAEGK is encoded by the coding sequence ATGTCGAAATTAAAAACAAGCCTGCTCGCAATCGCGGGAATCTTGATCCTCTTTATCCTGGGCACTCTCGCTCTTGCTTCCACAAAGCCGGCCGACTTTCATTACGAAAGATCCGCCAACATCAAGGCTTCGCCCGAAAAAGTTTTCGCACTCGTAAACGACTATCGCACTTGGACGGGCTGGTCTCCTTGGGAAAAACTCGATCCCGCGATGAAGCGAACTTACAGCGGCGCGACTTCGGGGAAAGGAGCGATCTACGAATGGGCGGGCAACGATTCCATCGGCAAAGGCCGCATGGAAATCATAGAAGCGGATTCTCCCTCTAAAATTAAGATTCAGTTGGATTTTTTCGAACCGTTCGAAGCCCACAACACCGCGGAGTTCACGTTCACTGAGGAGAAAGGAAGTACGAAAGTGACTTGGGCGATGTATGGTAAGAATCAATTCGTCTCAAAAGTGTTCGGTCTGTTCTGCGATATGGATCAGATGATCGGAAAAGATTTCGAAGCCGGTTTAAACGGCATGAAATCGATCGCGGAAGGAAAATAA
- a CDS encoding MFS transporter, whose protein sequence is MNTTNTNLAGRKEWIGLAVIALPCLLYAMDLTVLYLAVPHLTEDLKPTGSQLLWIVDIYGFLVAGFLVTMGTLGDRIGRRKLLMIGAAAFGIASVLAAFSSTAEMLIATRALLGVTAATLAPSTLSLIRNMFLDSNQRTVAIGIWGTSFSIGGAIGPLIGGLLLEHFWWGSVFLLSVPVMILLLIAGPKLLPEFKDPNAGSLDIPSALLSLGSVLSVIYGLKQVAENGWGILPILFILTGLLIGTFFIRRQQTLQDPLIDLQLFKVPAFSAALIANSLTIFVGLGSFLFLAQYLQLVLGLSPLMAGVWTLPSAAGNVVGSLTVPMLVRKIKPILVVSGGLILTMIGLVCYALVDSSSGLVYVVIGSIIISLGICSVVILGTDLIVGSAPPERAGAAASISETGAEFGGVLGIAVLGSIGTAVYKNRMDNVSLAGITPESIAPAKGTLGAAVAVAKEMPEQIGLALLDPAKQAFTDSFQLVSWICAAITMVLAVTVFTMRKSLEKGEES, encoded by the coding sequence ATGAACACGACAAATACGAATCTAGCGGGAAGAAAAGAATGGATCGGTCTGGCGGTCATCGCTCTTCCCTGTCTCCTCTACGCGATGGACTTGACCGTTCTCTATCTCGCGGTCCCTCATCTCACGGAGGATCTCAAACCCACCGGTTCCCAGCTTTTGTGGATCGTGGATATCTACGGATTTTTAGTGGCCGGTTTTTTGGTCACCATGGGCACGTTAGGCGATCGCATCGGTAGAAGGAAACTGCTGATGATCGGCGCCGCCGCATTCGGAATCGCCTCCGTACTGGCTGCGTTTTCCAGCACGGCTGAAATGCTGATCGCGACTCGCGCGCTACTCGGAGTTACTGCGGCGACCTTGGCCCCTTCTACTCTATCCTTGATTCGGAATATGTTTCTGGATTCCAATCAAAGAACGGTGGCGATCGGAATCTGGGGAACGAGTTTTTCCATCGGAGGAGCGATCGGGCCTTTGATCGGCGGACTTCTTCTCGAACACTTCTGGTGGGGCTCCGTGTTTTTACTCAGCGTTCCCGTGATGATTCTTCTTTTGATCGCCGGACCGAAACTCTTACCGGAGTTCAAGGATCCGAATGCGGGGAGCCTCGACATACCGAGCGCCCTCCTTTCTTTGGGTTCCGTTTTATCCGTCATCTACGGATTAAAACAAGTCGCGGAAAACGGCTGGGGAATTCTTCCGATTCTTTTTATCCTAACCGGTCTTTTGATCGGAACGTTCTTTATTCGAAGACAACAAACGCTTCAAGATCCGTTGATCGATTTGCAGTTGTTCAAGGTCCCCGCGTTCAGCGCGGCTCTCATCGCCAACTCTCTGACGATTTTTGTGGGACTCGGAAGTTTTCTTTTTCTCGCACAATATCTTCAGCTGGTGTTGGGCTTATCTCCTTTGATGGCGGGAGTTTGGACTCTTCCTTCGGCGGCGGGTAACGTGGTCGGATCGCTAACGGTTCCGATGCTTGTCCGTAAAATAAAACCCATCCTCGTGGTTTCGGGCGGTCTAATTCTCACGATGATAGGACTCGTCTGCTACGCGTTAGTCGATTCCAGCTCGGGACTCGTTTATGTGGTGATCGGATCGATCATCATTTCCTTGGGAATCTGCTCCGTCGTGATCTTAGGAACGGATCTGATCGTCGGCTCCGCACCTCCTGAAAGAGCGGGAGCCGCGGCTTCGATTTCGGAAACCGGCGCGGAATTCGGGGGCGTTCTCGGGATCGCGGTTCTGGGAAGCATAGGAACGGCGGTTTATAAAAACCGGATGGATAACGTGAGTCTCGCGGGAATCACTCCGGAATCGATCGCACCCGCCAAAGGAACGTTAGGCGCCGCCGTGGCCGTAGCCAAGGAAATGCCCGAACAGATCGGGCTTGCCCTTCTTGATCCCGCCAAACAGGCGTTCACCGATTCGTTCCAATTGGTATCCTGGATCTGCGCCGCGATCACGATGGTGCTCGCCGTGACGGTATTCACGATGAGAAAGAGCTTGGAAAAAGGGGAAGAATCATGA
- a CDS encoding SRPBCC domain-containing protein, with product MSAFDSVLVETSDRELVLTRIFDAPRKLVYKVWTQPKHVAQWWGPKDFTNPVCEIDLRVGGEYRLTMRSPDGNDYPVKGVFLEVIENEKIVRTDLMDEHPIEWMEALNKELGNEQASPNYVETVTFEDYENKTKVTIHSRFQSNAVRDAFRNMGMVEGWTESLVRFEAELSKAVKTIL from the coding sequence ATGAGCGCATTCGATTCAGTTCTAGTCGAAACTTCGGATCGGGAACTCGTTCTCACGAGAATCTTCGACGCACCTAGAAAGCTCGTCTACAAGGTTTGGACCCAACCCAAGCACGTAGCGCAGTGGTGGGGTCCGAAGGATTTTACGAATCCCGTATGTGAAATCGATCTTAGAGTCGGCGGAGAATACAGACTCACGATGCGTTCTCCGGATGGAAACGATTATCCGGTCAAAGGAGTATTCCTCGAAGTGATCGAGAACGAAAAGATCGTACGAACCGATTTGATGGACGAACATCCGATCGAATGGATGGAAGCTTTAAACAAGGAACTGGGAAACGAACAAGCCTCGCCGAATTATGTGGAGACCGTTACGTTCGAAGATTACGAAAACAAGACGAAGGTTACGATCCACAGCAGATTCCAGTCCAACGCGGTACGCGATGCGTTCCGCAATATGGGAATGGTCGAAGGTTGGACGGAAAGTCTGGTACGTTTCGAGGCGGAGTTGTCGAAAGCGGTAAAAACTATATTATAA